Genomic segment of Gloeocapsa sp. PCC 7428:
GTTACCGCGTGGATTGGTGCATTTGGCGAACAAGGACAAAATTACACCAATAGCTTATTTACTCTGACTGGAGATGGCACAGTCCTCAGTCGTTACGACAAAGTTAAATTAGTACCAATTGGCGAGTATATTCCGTTTGAACAGGTTTTAGGCGGACTCGTTCGGCGCTTGTCTCCACTAGAAGCTAAGCTGGTACCAGGTGCGCCCGATCAAGTATTTGATACACCCTTTGGACGTGCGATCGCGGTTATCTGTTACAGTTCTGCATTTCCTGAACAAGTACGCTACCAAGCCGCAGCAGGCGGACAATTTATCCTCAGTGCAGCAAACAACGCGCACTACAGCCCTTCAATGCCAGCACAACATCATGCCCAAGATACCATGCGCGCCATCGAAACTGATCGGTGGGCAGTACGCGCGACAAACACAGGCTACTCAGGTATCGTCGATCCCCACGGTAGAACAGTGTGGATATCTAATTTAAACACTTACGAACTACACGCCGAAACAATCTATCGACGCACCACACAAACTTTATACGTCCGCTGGGGAGACTGGCTCACACCCTTACTTTTAGGATTAGCAGTAATATCTAAATTAATCTTCCTTCAAGCCAGCCAAAAATAAATCCTCTTTCTTCTTTCCTTACTCTTTGTGTCGACTCTGCGGGAAGGCTACGCCAATGTGGTTCGTACTAATTCAAATCTTGAATATAACCAGCTAAAACCTCCGGCTGTTCTAATTGTGGAACATGACCGCAATTTTTCAACCAAATTAATTGAGAATCTGCGATCGCCCGTTGAAACTTCGTTGCATCATTCACACTCAAAGTATCATCGCGATCGCCCCATAAAATGAGTGTTGGTTTATTAATTTTAGGAATCTTATCTGCTAAATGACCGTATCCACCACTTTTCATAAAACTCAGCATTGCCTCATACCAATAAGGCATATCTAAATGTAACGATGCACACCGGATAGCATCAATTAATTGAGAGGGATTAAAGTTATCCCAAAAGAGAGCTTGAAGTTTACGCTGTCGCCAATATTCTACTGCTAAATAATCAAAGGGTGGAAACAAGAATTTACCAACTGGAAAATCACCGCTAAAGCCTACGCTATTAATTAATATTAATTTCTCTACTGCTTGCGGATAATCAAGCACGAAATCAATAGCTGTAGCACCTCCCATCGAAGTCCCAATCAGTATTAATGGTCGATTAATTAATTTCCAAAAGCTATAAAGATGAGCTTTAATTGACGCTGGATTATAATCAATTCCTCTAATCCTTTCAGTAAAACCAAATCCTAATAAATCAACTCCCCAAGTTTCATATTTCTTAGCCAGCAATGGTAGAAGATAGCGAAATTCTAGTACTGAACTATCAAATCCATGCAGAAGTAAAATAGGCTTACCCGTACCTTGACGTACATAAGCTGTTGCGATCGCTTCGGGCGCTGCGCTACGCCTAATCGCCTGTTGACTCAACGAAGTGACAATCAACTCACGCTTGATACTTTGCGCTAAAACAATTGCTGCATCTTCCTTAAGCAACTGTACTTGAGGTGGTAGAAAGGCGGGAAACATACCTTTAGACAACTTTAACTTGGCTAGCAGCTTTTATTGCTTTTGCTCTGGCTACTTTTACCGTATCACCTTTAGCCAGTGCAACTCCCATGCGTCGCCCTGGGCGTGCATCTGGCTTGCCAAATAAACGCAAGTCAACGTCTTTTTCTGCTAAAGCATCAGCAACACCAGCATAATAAATTTTATCAGCATATTCATGGGCTAAAATGACTGCACTTGCTGAAGGTGCTAATAAATCAATTTGTGGTATTGGTAATCCTAAAACAGCCCGAAGATGTAACTCAAACTCATTGAGATTTTGCGAAATTAGTGTCACCATGCCTGTATCATGCGGTCTAGGTGAAAGTTCTGAGAAAATTACCTCATCTTTTGTTACAAAAAACTCAACTCCAAAAATTCCCGCACCACCCAAAGCATCAGTTACTTTTTGCGCGATCGCTTGGGCTTCAGTTAACAATTTATCGGTTATTTCAGCAGGTTGCCAAGACTCTTGATAATCTCCATTTTCTTGCCGATGTCCAATTGCAGGACAAAAAATTGTTGGTGCATTCCACTGCTTAATTGTTAAGAGAGTAATCTCAGTTTCAAAGGAAATAAATTCTTCGACAATAACTTTTTGGCTATCACCTCTAGAGTTTTTTATAGCATAGTCCCAAGCTGTTTTGACTTCATCAGCTTGATAAACAACTGACTGACCTTTTCCTGACGAAGACATGATAGGTTTAACAACATTGGGAAAGCCAATAGCTTGAGAAGATTCAACTAACTCGTCTAAACTAGCTGCATAAGCATATTTAGCAGTACGAATACCCAATTGGTTGTGCGCTAATTCGCGAATGCGATCGCGGTTCATTGTAAAGTTTGTCGCCTTCGCTGTTGGGATGACAGTTATTCCCCGCTGTTCAAATTCAAGTAACTTTTCAGTTCTAATTGCTTCAATTTCAGGAATAATAAAACCTGGCTGATGTTTTTGAACAACAGCTTCTAAGTCATCACCATTCAACATTGAGATCACTTCACATTCATCCGCTACCTGCATCGCTGGTGCATTTGCATAACGATCGACCGCAACAATATAATTACCCAAACGTTGCGCTGCAATGACAAATTCTTTACCTAATTCCCCTGAACCAAGTAATAAAAACTTTCGTGGAAGTGTTAAATTCATATTAAGGCTTCTATCTTAAACTTTTTATTGTCTTTTTAACAATATCTTTGTGTCCTACCCTACGGGAAGGCTACGCTTACGTGGTTCGTTATTTTAATTAAATCGAGCAGCGCGTAATATTAAATTTTCTCGCTGAATCTTCGTCAATCCAATACCCTCACCAAAAACACAATTTTCGACTTTAGCACCCCGCCAAATCGTTTCATTTAATGTTGCGCCTGTCAAATTAGCATTTCTCAAATCTGCGTTTGTCAAATTAGCAAATATCAAATCAGCATTAATAAGACTAGTCCCTTGTAAATTTGCTTCAGACAAATCGCCACGAATCAAATTACTACCATCCAAAATCAAATTTGATAAGTCTGCGCCTTGAAGCTGAGGAAATTTTACGCGACTAGGATTGTGTAAAAAGCGCATAACACAAAGTATGTTTACCTCATTTAAGCGCATTTGTGTTAAGAAATCAGCATAACGTGCTAAACCAAGCTGCTGAAGTTGTAGTAAGCGTTGACAACGGCTTTCTTGGAGAAACTGTTTGCACGTATCGTAAAGATCTTGAGTCGCAAAGTTCAACATTGTGCTAAAAACAATTAATTTTGTGCATAACTTTCCAATATCCTGCTGAGTTAAGTGCAAAAGTAAGATATGACCGTTAACAAAAAAGCTATTTCTGGGAATGATACACAATAGCAAGCTTGGCTTAAAGGCTAAAGCCGATGCTAACCCAGAATAGCCGAAGTGCTGGGGCTGGTGGGGGAGATTTAGGAATCAATTGCACCGCTATATAAATTAAACGCTCAGAAACCAGTGAAGGGATTGGTGGAATGAAGAGGCTACCATTATACGTTGTTTTATTACAAAGTTTATTATTTGTTGGAATTAAACCAGCGATCGCAGGGATCGCGTCTATACCTCCACTGTCGCAGTCAACCGAAATCCAAGCAGAAGATAACCCCTTACAAAAACTACCACCAGGAGTATGGGTACTTCAAGACGACAAACCACAGCGTCAACCGTTTGTTTGGGTTGTCGAGGATGTCAAAGCAACACGACAGCCATTTTTACAACCTGTTAAAGACGAAAAGAAACCGAATATTCCAGAACACATAGCAACAAAAAATACAACCAA
This window contains:
- a CDS encoding pentapeptide repeat-containing protein, which produces MLNFATQDLYDTCKQFLQESRCQRLLQLQQLGLARYADFLTQMRLNEVNILCVMRFLHNPSRVKFPQLQGADLSNLILDGSNLIRGDLSEANLQGTSLINADLIFANLTNADLRNANLTGATLNETIWRGAKVENCVFGEGIGLTKIQRENLILRAARFN
- the purT gene encoding formate-dependent phosphoribosylglycinamide formyltransferase → MNLTLPRKFLLLGSGELGKEFVIAAQRLGNYIVAVDRYANAPAMQVADECEVISMLNGDDLEAVVQKHQPGFIIPEIEAIRTEKLLEFEQRGITVIPTAKATNFTMNRDRIRELAHNQLGIRTAKYAYAASLDELVESSQAIGFPNVVKPIMSSSGKGQSVVYQADEVKTAWDYAIKNSRGDSQKVIVEEFISFETEITLLTIKQWNAPTIFCPAIGHRQENGDYQESWQPAEITDKLLTEAQAIAQKVTDALGGAGIFGVEFFVTKDEVIFSELSPRPHDTGMVTLISQNLNEFELHLRAVLGLPIPQIDLLAPSASAVILAHEYADKIYYAGVADALAEKDVDLRLFGKPDARPGRRMGVALAKGDTVKVARAKAIKAASQVKVV
- a CDS encoding alpha/beta fold hydrolase encodes the protein MFPAFLPPQVQLLKEDAAIVLAQSIKRELIVTSLSQQAIRRSAAPEAIATAYVRQGTGKPILLLHGFDSSVLEFRYLLPLLAKKYETWGVDLLGFGFTERIRGIDYNPASIKAHLYSFWKLINRPLILIGTSMGGATAIDFVLDYPQAVEKLILINSVGFSGDFPVGKFLFPPFDYLAVEYWRQRKLQALFWDNFNPSQLIDAIRCASLHLDMPYWYEAMLSFMKSGGYGHLADKIPKINKPTLILWGDRDDTLSVNDATKFQRAIADSQLIWLKNCGHVPQLEQPEVLAGYIQDLN